Genomic window (Methanobrevibacter olleyae):
TGGTGGTGATTTAAAAGTAATTTACCCGCCTAAATTTTCAGTTGAGGATAAGTATGGTAAATATCGTAGGCAATTAAAAAAAGAGATGCTTAATAAGGAATAATCGATTTAAAATTTATTTATTATTAAATTTTAGACTTTATTCTGTTTTTATTTTTCTATTTTTTATGATTGTTATCATTAAAATCTTCTTAATGGTGATCTTATGAGAACAACTCAATTTAAAGTATTAGAAGAAGTTAGCTTAAATAATCCTATATT
Coding sequences:
- a CDS encoding RNA-protein complex protein Nop10, with the protein product MKMKMKKCPVCNIYTLKSQCPKCGGDLKVIYPPKFSVEDKYGKYRRQLKKEMLNKE